The region TGATAAGCAAGTGAAGCCAGCGGCAGGGAAGGAGGATGTGGGAGCCAAAGATGAGGCTGGGAGTGAGGCTGCCCTGTGGCCTGTGGAAGTCAGCAGACAGACAGAGGATGCTCCATTGTCCTCTGAGGTGTTGGAGGCAAAATCTGTGCTGTCCGAGGGCCAGAGAGgccagcagcaagaacagaagtTGGAGGGAAACAAAGAGGTAACTAGGAGAGACAACAGCCAACACAGGGGTGGCAACAAGAAAGTATCTGTGCTGCGCATTTGTATTGTGGCACTGGGCCTGGTGGGCTGCCTGTACCCCACGGGATCTGCTGCCAAGGCTCTGCAGGTCTCCACTGGTGAAAGCACCCAGGAGAAGGGCTTTCTGGATTTGATGAGCCCAGACAGCAGAGCTTCCACCCCATCTCCAAACAAATGTCAGCTGAGGTGGTGAGAGATGTAAGTTGGGGCCATTTGAGCAGCTGGTCTCAGTGGCCTGGGGCTCTCCAGTTTAATCGGCAGGCTGACCTCATGCGAAATGTTTTCAGATCAGGTCGGCAGGGAGCACTGAATGGGTATTTATAGCTGGGCTGGGTGCCTTGTGATGGCATCTGTTCAGTTTAGCAAGGGAACTTCAGTTAATGAGCCCCCTGTGCAGATGAGTTCGGGGTGCTAGGTCCCATGTGACCCTCAGGGCCTCGAGTTTTGTTTACAGTGCAACATGTATACAGTAGGTCTGGACTATTTTTTTGGCTCATCCCTGTCGGAAAAACTCTGTTGGGAGACTCATTGTGGTGGTGATGAAGTGCCAGGGtacagcacctgctcctgacccTCAGAGCATCTTTTAGTCAACCACTATTTTTGTCGCCTAACCTGAAGTATTTGCCGTGAAAATATTAGACTGGAAGCTACCAGactatttttcccccatttttctttAATGACCCTTTCTGTCATAAAAGGTTCTCTGAGTCCAGTTTGCAGGTGCTGTCAGGATTTGGAGTTTGGGCTGTGGGAGGTGCACACTTCCAGTACAGACAAggctccaggtgcagcacctCTTGCTTGGTAGGTAGTGCACGTATTTCAGAATGTGGAAAAATCCACAATGCATAAGGGACTGACTGGTgctccagtggaaaaaaaaataacctttcttcctcttttaaatttctttagcCATAAGTGAGTGCAGCTTTGCTGGTAAGAACCTGCTGTGTTAGGCAGTGCACACCTGGGTTCTGGCCTTGCTGCTGCACAGTGCCATGAACTTGTCTTCAGCCTGACCCACCAGCATCACATACTGCTGCAGAAATTATTGCTGTTCAGGCCAGCCCATGGCAAAGCCATTTGTTTCTCCCCTGTCTGCTCATTTTAACACCCCTCGCTCTCAAAAACGATGGAAAAATGctggtgggagcagccaggCTTGGGCTGTCATCCCTGAGCCTTTGACAGTACAtcaaggtttttttctctttaaaaacccCACTCACAGAGGGAAACCTGTGACTTGTCAGCTGGTGTGCCTTTGAGGAGACAAAAGGGAATGCTTCTGATTTGAATTTGAATGCTTCAGCTTGTTGGTGCTGCTGGGGAAAGTCCTCAAGCTTTTGTGAGAGCAAATAAGCTGGTTTAAAGCCGATTCCAGGCATGTTTCAGGGTATTTTCAACTCCCAGGACAGGGGTTActtgtccttttcttttttattctttctcttttaaacaATACAGGTCATAGCCTGAGTGTTTTCCTAGCCTTGGGACATAGCTGGGCCTTATGCTCAGGACTTCTCTTCTGAGCTGGATTTATCTGTAGCAAAAGGCCAGACTGTAGCCAGGCTGTGAGCATCCTCCTCTACAAGAGCAGAGAAGAAACTAGATTTGCATGGTGATCACTCTTGCCTCAATTTTAAACTGATGATTTTACTATACTTGAATTTTGTAGGTAGGAATGGCCTCTAATGGTGcttcccccaccccagcccttcAATACTCATGTTGCCTTAACAATTGGAGAGGGAGTTTAGACAAGGACCTGGagtaacaggacaagggggaatggctttccgCTGTCAgagagcagggttagatgggatattgggaagaaattcttggctgagagggtggtgaggccctggcacaggttgcccagagaagctgtggctcccccatcccaggaagtgttccaggccaggctggacaggtcTTGgggcagcctggtctagtgaaagttgtccctgcccatggcagggattggaatgagatgggctttaaggtcccatccaacacaaaccattctatgttTCCTTTATTTGCTTGGGGAAGGGCTGAGAGACTGGTCTTacctttcctcttttcccaagCTACCAAATGAagcaaaagcagcacaaaaaagAGCCACAGCCCTCCTTTCCCATGCCCTTCATTCTGGTGGGCTTAAAACTCAAGTCAGGGACCTCAGGAGAAAATCCTTAGCAGCGGATCCTCCAGGGTGGAAGGGGGACCCATTGTGTGCGTGCCCTGTCCCCGTGCCATTGTCCTGGTGATGCTTGCAGAGCATCAGCTGGGCAGAGCGTGTCCCACGGTATCGCTGCCTCCCCTGCAGAAACAGACCGTGCCCCTTGGCTGGAGGATCTCGGCAGCTCTCCTCGGGATGAAGCTTGGCCGTCGCAGCCGGCAGCTTGCTGACACGTCTGCTGGGTGCAGCTGCAGTCGGAAACATTTGAGCTTCCCGAATGTCAGAGCAGCAGAATGGCTGAATAGTGCTGATAACGTCAGGGTGTACAGTTTCACTATAAATCATTTGGGCAGCCTCATTCTGATAGTGTGTGACATGCTGATTGCCCCGTCTCGCAGTGGAGATAGGGGAGCACTGAGTCTTTAAAAACATCAGAGGAATTATACAAGGTCTCAGCCGTGGCTGGTGAAAAGGGGAAAGCTTTGCTCCTTGGGAAGATGCTGAGCCAGAGGATATTGGACTAAAAGCTGAATTATTTAGAAAGGTAGATCTCTTGTCTCTGTGCACTGCAAGGGTGTTGAAATGCAGAAGGGTTGGAGCtgattaaaagaagaaagattttGTGCAGCCTGACAGGTGGGACCCACTCCTGTGGGATAATGGTGAAGCTAGAAGACCCTGGATGACAGAGTAGCACTGGTATCAGGGTAATTCTCATGATTCAAGAAGAAGTTGGGCAGTGCCATATGGTACAGGTGGACCACAAGTATGACTGCACAGACCTGGGCAGTAACATGatgctaattttcttttttttttttttattttaactagGTTGCAGCAAGAGTGGGACAGTTTCCTGGTGACCTAAAGCATCCAGTGTCCAGTCCAACCAAAGAGACCAGTCAGCAAGCCAGTAAGGTAGAGGAGGTCAGGAAAGAAGTGCCTGTTTGCCAGGAGACCAGGGGGGCTGTGGAAAGGACAAATCCTCGGTTTAGGCCTCAGGTGCCACCAAAGCCACCAGCACCTTCTCCAGACCATGtacagtctggcaaggagcaccCACCCCCCAGGAAACAGGCAGAAAGACATTCCCGTGCTCTTGAGGGCAGAGAGACTCAGCAAGGACTGTTAAATCAAGAGAACAAAAGCCAAGGTGAGGAAGAGTCATTGCTAACAAATTTGAGTCCTCCAGAACCTGGAGAAAAAACTCCTCTTGAACAAATCCCATGTCAGACAGTCAAGGATGGGAAGAGCaaagaggcaggagcagagttGTCTGGGAGCCATCCTGGTGTGAGGACAGCAGGAAGTGATGGAGCAGAGCCATATCCTGGGACTGTGcccagggaggcaggagggacACCTTTGGGCCATCAGAACACTGAAATGGCAGCTCCTGCTTCAGTTCCTCTTGCCAAGGAagagctgcctcctgctcctccagtgaGGCCATCAGTGGCTCGGGAGGCACTACTGGTAGCTCATGGCACCCCAGGGATGGAGGCCACTGCAGGAGAGGTCCTGTCTggagcccagctgctgcctcctgcgAGTGGAGAAACAGAAATCACAAAAACAGATGGATCTGCTCCGCGGGAGATGTTTTCAGCCGTCATGTTAGAGGAGGAGAATGCCAAACCAGTGCCCGTGGGACctcaggggaaggagggaggactCCTGACAGCCATAGCTCCATGCCAGGAACCAGCAGCATCTTCAGGGACTTGGGAAGGAGTCTCTGAGGTTCAGCCACAGGTACCACTGGTCCTGCCTGGCTCTGAGAGATCTCAGGAGATGTCTTTGGAGGAGAAAATGCAGCACAAAAACCTGGTTTCCTCCTTAAAGAACTACCTGCTACTACTTCTAAAAATGTCAGATAGCAGTAAGGATGCCACAAAAGGAGATATTGACTCAGGGGACAAGGAGCAGCCAAATGCAGGCGAAGGCATAATCCCAGAGATAGGCATTGCTGGCCTTAGCCCTCGCACCTCAAGGAAAGTTTTGGAAAAAGTACAAAACAACCAGCTCTTTCAGACAGCAGAGAACTTGCCTCTGACCCCCAGGACATCCAGACGGATCACAGGCATGATTAACGAGGAATTTGTTACCAGCAAGGAGATGCTGGCTGGCAGGCCTGTGCCACCGAAGAGACGCACCTGGGGGGCTCCTGAGGCCGAGGGGCCGCCTCCACTCTCAGTGCCCTCCATTGTGGTGGGCAGCATGCCCACAGCAGGAGTGGCTCCTCATCTTTCTGATTCGCCTCCAGTGGGCTCTGAAGAGAGCCCTGCTGACCCTCTGGCAGTACTACCTTGTGCCACACCAGAAGAGCTCGCTTTGGGGGCCCGGCGCAAAATATACCTGCCAAAACCCAAACAGGTGGGGGTGGAAGAGGAGGCAACCCCGGAGAGCCTGGAGCACACAAGAAGTCCGACTGTTTCACCACGGCAATCCAGGAAGAATGCATCCCTTTCACATTCTCCtgccctggctccatcctctcccTCAGAGCAGTGCTCTCCAACCCTCATGAGGAAGATGGCCACGCTGGAGGTTCCTAAGCTGTATGAGGAGCCTGCAGGTGACACCAGTGGTGACCAGGAGGTCCCTGGAGATGCTAAGCCAGAAGCACAGCCAGCAGAGTCCCAGAAAACAAATAACCCATTTAAAGGTGAGGGAAGAGAGACTCCCCACGAAGCACATTCCCTTGTTGCCTACAAAGGGAGCCAGTGATTGTCAGCTGGGGCCACATGAGTTTTGTGCATTTGCAGGGTTTTCAGCATCAGCCTTTGGCTGTGTGAAAGCCAAAAGTCTCTCCCAAGACTTCTGCCCCAGTGCAGGGAGGGATGAGGAAtgcaagaggcagcagctctgacacTGGCTGTCTCCACAGCCTGGGCTTCCCCAGCCCAAGGGATCACAGAATCCTCTTGATTATGGTCTCTGTGTTCTGGTCCTCATCAAGCCTGATGCTGGTAGGGGATCCTGAGCTACCTGGTcgagtggaaagtgtcccttcTCATGGCAagagggttggaacgagatggtctttaaagttccttcaaacccaaaccatgatTCCGTGATTCAGTGGGCATCACAGGGTACACACTCCTCTTCCACGTCTGTGGTCAGTGCTAATTTGATTCCTTGTGGCATCGACTGTAAAAAGGCAGAATCCTGGGGTTGAAGGAACTAGGTGACATGGGAATGAGGTCTCTTGCAAAGTAAGGGTAACCTTGATAAATCCCTACTTCAGTAGATGAATGTTTCTTCCAATATTCCAGtgtttttctgcatttcctCTGGCCAGGCCTCACTGGGTGTTGCAGTGCTGCACTGTTGAAGGAATTTGTTGTACCACTTGTATCCCACCCTGTTTATCCCAATGGAGCTCTGAGACCTTCCCTGGGAAGGCAGTGTTACACCAGGCTGTGCTGACATACACGTGATACCCaaagccctgagcagcagcGTGGGCGTAGGCTGGCCtgtccccagagctgtggcCAGCACTCTGTGTCTCACCACCCATCTCTTTGCACCCTGTCCTTAGCTCCACAGGTGGTCCGTAAGATCAGGGCAGAACAATTTTCCGATGCATCAGGAAACCTGAAACTTTGGTGCCAGTTCTTCAATATATTGAGCGACTCTAAGCTGACGTGGTACAAGGACGAGATCCCTGTAGCTGAAGCCCAAAGGAGGTAACCTGTCGGCTCCACGGCAGCACAGTCCATGTTGTCACCTGTCACATCCCACTCCTTGCCTTGACCAGGGTGAAGGTGCCCCTCTTGCTAAGGCAGCGTGGGAAGCTCCGTGCATGGCACAGTACATTGTGAATTTCATCATCTCAGTGCCCCACAGAGGGAAGGATCGCCCAGATGGGGAATTGCTGCCAAATTGATCCTTATTGATGCTCCATCTGGAGTGTCTGCTTGGAGTACCCAAACCGTGGGGAGGGTAGAGAAGGTGCTACTCCCATCACAGAAATCAAGAGCTGGATGTGACAGCCGTGCTGGGAGGGTCTTCTATGCAACCACTGCTGGGAGAAAGCAGCTCTGGTTATGCCCTCCCTATCCCTTGGCACTGCCCTTGCGCAGGGAGAGCATGTTCAGACAGCTGCGTTGCTGGTTTTATCCTTTGGGTCTACTATGGAGAGCAACTTGTTCTCAAGCCCAGAGGATTTGTGTAGGAACATCATCCACATCATTTAGGGTTTGCCTGATGCCTTTGGTGTCCCCCGAGTTCCCTTTACAGTGAGTAGATGGAAAGAGGTGATTCTCGGGCAGAAATTGTCTCCTGGGGCAGATATTTGAGCTGGGGCAGATGGGCAGGAGTGGCCATTGCCTTCCAGCAGACCAGAGCAGAGCCTTCTCAGCCAGTGGGTTTCAGGATGAGGGTCCCACCTCTTCCCTCTATGAAGCCCTCACTCAGGGGCAAGTACCTTTATCAGTCTGTAGCCTAATCCCAGTCAGACTTTGCAGGGTTTGCCTGGAGGATGAGCATGTCTCTTAGTACAAACCACAGGGCAGGACTCCTGGTGCCAGGACATGCCGGGGGAGCAGCTGAGCTGCCCTTGGGATGGCTTTCTTTGTAGCTTTCTTCCATTCTGCCAAGAGCAGTACAGGTGGTCTGCTCTTGGAGAGCTGTCACTACAGGTGACAGCACCCAGAGTGCCTGTCACAGGGCTCCCATGTGCCCCCCCCACACCACATGGGGATGTGGCCatgctccatttttttttccagtgctggCGATGAGGGCCAGGCAGCTTTGGCTGTTGTGCAGGCGTCCCAGAAGGATTGCGGGGTCTATCGGTGCGTGATCAGCAACGAGTATGGCACCGACTCCACAGATTTCCTGCTCAGCCCAGAAGGTGAGGAGCCCTCAGCAGCCTCTCACAGCTGCCTGGGTGTGCCATGGGTGGTATAGCCAACTGCGGAGAGGGCTCGGTGCCAGGCTGCAGCGGGGGAGCCTTGGCACGTTCCTTAACACCACCTCTGAGGTGCTTCTGCCTCCGTGTGCCAATTTATGAGTGATTCCCACCATCCTGCCTGCCATCCCTAGCTGTGCAAGTGCACGGGGCAAGGTGGGATCCTGGCAGGACCTTGACACCTCTTCGCTTTCTGTCTCCTCTAGTGTTGTCAGGATTTATCCTGCGGGAAGAGATTGAAGGTAAGGGCCACATGTGATGAGCTGCGACTCTGCCCCTTGCTGAGTGGGGCAGGCAGCTCTGGGGCAGAAGCAGGACGTGCCCATGTTGTCCCCACCTCACCAGCTCTTCCCCCCACCAGTTGGAGAGGAGATCGAGATGACACCCATGGTGTTTGCCAAGGGTTTGGCTGACGCAGGCTATTGGGGGGATAAGCTCTTCGGGCGCGTGGTGAGCGAGGACGTGGAAGTGGGTGCTGGTTTCCTGCGCAAAGCCTGCCGTGCCAGAGCCATCTACGGCCTGGAGCCTGTCTTTGAGTCCGGCCACACCTGTGTCATCAAAGTGCACAATTTCATCGTCTTTGGGACCAAGAATGAGAACAGCCTTATCGAGAAGAACTATGATATCACCATCCAGGTGGGCATCCTTGTGGGCCACCATGCACCTTTCTCCCTCCCACCTTCCCCATCTGCGTGTGAGTTGGTCCCCAGAGAGTCCCCAGCTCTGTGCCCACTTTTGCTATTTCCTTCCACTTTTGGAATGCTCTGGAGAGGTCTAGCCGTGTTCCAGGGGGCTGGACATGTCCTTGCCATTCTTGGCTTCAGCTCTTCCCTCTGATTAACATGGAGCTGCTCGGGACTTTCCCATCACCCTTTGACCACCAGGACAGGGAAACAACTGGCAGCGGTCCCATGGAGGCATTGGTGCAAGATGGGACAGGTTCTTGACTCTTCTGTTTGCTCCTCCAGGAATGTAAAGTCCAAAACTCCAGCCGTGAGTACTGCAAGATCTTTGCTGCTGAGGCACGAGCCATCCCTGATTTTGGAGCAGTGCCTGAGTAAGTGATGTGCTGCAGCTCCACTGGCTTGATGCCCTGGCAGAGCATTGCAGGGGATGGTGGGAAGATTTCCTGTGGGTGATGGGGCATCCCAAAGGGCAGTGCACTCTACTCCCACGCACAAATGGAAGGGATATTGGGAGTAAGGCAAAAGCCAGGGTTGCAGACCGTGGTGTGAATCTCCACTTGCAGAGGAGGGAGAGGTCACCATGCTGACATTGTCTGTGAATTCCCAAACAGGATAATTCCTCTGTACCTGATTTATCGACCAGCCAACAACATCCCTTATGCCACAATGGAGGAGGACCTCGGCAGGCCCTGCGAGCAGTACTGTGTCACCGAGAGAGATGGCAGCTTGGTGGCACGAGGCTCCTCAGAGATTGTGCTCAAATGCTGCACCTTCCAGCATTGGGTCTACCAGTGGACAAATGGAAACATCCTCGTGACTGACATGGAAGGTAAAGGGATCTCCTGTGTGAGTCTCATGGCCCATCACCACCCTCCGGCCTGtgaaaggaggaaaagccccaggCTTGCCCTCCTGCCTCTCTCTTCCCCCATGCCATGGAGCCCTCTACCCAGGGCAATGACCTGCCCTTGGTGCTGGTGCCTGTCCTTCTCTGGTCAGAGACTGGTTGTCCTCTTAAATTACAGGAGTGGGCTGGAAGTTGACCAACGTGCGGATCGCTACCAACCTGAAAGGGTGAGTGacctccagctgctggagcagggtagccctggctgtccccagctctgctgctcaccTGGCGAGGGCCATGATGGTCACGCTCCATCCTtgcctccctgctctgctgggacatGTCCTGGTGCAaagcaggagctgaggatggcTGTGTTGGCAGGTACCAGGGGCTGAAGGAGAGCTGCTTCCCCTCTCTGCTGGAGCAATTCCCGGCCGCTCACAGGTGCAATCATTACTGCAGCATCCTGGGCCTGAAGATGCTGGAGCCAGCCAAGCCCAAGGGCTCCAAGAGTCCCTGCCTGGGCAGGAAATCTGCCCAgtccagcccccagctccagAAGAAGGTGCTGACAAGTCCTCAGGGCACCCGCAAGGCTGCTGTGAGCCCCAAGAGCTCCCGGAGAGCTGCAGAAACAGGGGAGGCCCCAACAGCCTCCAAACCCAGGTCAGGAGAGAGCAACAGAGCTGGCTGCCCGCAGTagtcagagctgctgcagctgggacccCCACATGACCATTGTGGGAAGGGGAAGACCCTGGCAGTGGCCTTCTCTGtggggctcctgcccagcctgcagcgCTTGCATTGTGTGGTGTGTGCTAATTGTgagcagctgggccagggctgCGGGAGCTGTGAGCCATGGGAGCTGTGAGCCATGGGCCACCTCCCCAGTACctctactgctgctgctgtggggagccTGTGGGGCCGTGTGCCTCTCCACGCTCGGACTCGCTTTCCTCTCTCAACTTTCCGTAGGCCTTCCTTAaggcaggggcagagctgctTGCTCGGGCTTGGCAGGCACCAtgtccctgcctggctcccCAGCACACTGGAAGTCCTGGACACcctcctggctcccagcacctcaTGTCCCTCTCTGTGTCCCCATAAAGCAACCGGGCCAAGCCTTGCCAGCACTGTCAAGGATGAGAATCCCACcagtgcccaggctgtcccctgtgccctggCACACCCTTTTTCCTGCAGAGGGCTCCAGCAGTCACTGCAGGGCTCCTCTGCTATGGTGTGGGCCTCTGGAGTGTTGGCTGGTCCCAGGGCGGGGTGCTTGCACTGGTACCAGCTGCTGCATAGGGATGAGGTTTTGCACTCCTGCCCTCCCCTGCATCCCAGGGAAGTCTCCCACCCTGTTGCTGGGTGGCTGCTGAGGGCAGCCGTGCTGCTCTGGATGGTGGCCAGTGCTATGGTAAGGATGCTCTACCTCACATGGGATACCTGGGAGCAGGACAAAGGAGCGACTTCCCCTCCATACCAGGATCTGCCTTGGCACATGGGGGTGTGTAGCCCACAGGACTCGCTCCTCCTTGCCTCCGTGCCATACATAGATCCTGTacgccccagccccacagcacaATCTGGTGCTTAGCATCACCCCTGCTTGGCACATGCTGGACTCCAGTGACAGCTGGCGGTACCCACTCCAAATCCTGCTACCCCTGGCTCAAGGCAGTGATGGACAGGCACAGGAACTGTCTGCTCCATCACTGTGCAGAGCATCCCCTTCCTTGGGGCATTGCAGGAGGGTGCTGGGTGCCACTGACACTACCCTGCAGGGTGGGGTCCCAAGCGGTGGCTCGGTGCAGCCTGATGGAGGGAAggggccgggctgggagcgTGGCAGGCTCTGGACTCCTGGTCCTTCATCGTTGGGTGACTGTAAAATACCAGTGTACATAACGTGGCTGCCTTGGCGCCTGGGTGCTCTCGAGTGCAATAAAGCGAGAAGGACTGGCCTGTTCCCTGGCACTGTGGTCCCTCTGGGAAAGGTGCACCCAAGTACAGTGGGATGGGTTGGCTTTGTGTTTGGGGGAAGGAAACATCTTCAAGCACTGGCTTTACCCCATCCATGCCCCGTGGGGAAAAAGATGGTGGCTGGGCCCAGAGCCTAAGGCTGGCAGCAGACAGGGGCTCAGCTTGCGAGGTCTGCATCGGGCATGGGATGCAGCCACAGCAAAGGACCTTGTGCTGTGTGGGACAGCCACAGTCAGGGGCCAGAAGGGGTCCGAGGGCAAGCACACAAGGGTTGCCATAATTTATTTGGGAGCTGCTCCCTTGTGTCCACAGGGCCAGCACCTAAGGGTGCAGGCTGCAAGGTGCACACAGCTGTCCGTCAGCACTGGAGTAGAGAAGACCAAATGCTCaggtttctttggggttttttctaccTTTGGGGATAGGCCTTGCAGGTCCTGGTGTTCCCCCACCTCTAGGTTGTCCATGCACAGGACGTGTGGTTGTAGTGCCCGCAGCACTCTGTGAGCCAAAGAACGCTCTCTGCCTGCTCAGCCCAGGATCCAGTGAAGGAGAGTGTCCCATTCTGGAACACCGAGCTGGAAGGAGAGACACAGGGTCAGGACAAGCTGCTGCCCCACCACCTGGGTCCTTGAGCAGGACCAGATGGCTCTGGGGCCCTTCACACCCACCTGGCAGAGAGCTGCTTACAGCAGGTGTACATGGTGTAGCTGGTCGAGCTGAAGTTGGTGGTGCTGAAGAACATTGCGCAGTCACCCACCTCTGTTGGCACATGGAGGAGACCTGGGGGACAAGGTCTTCTACTGGGACTTAAGCGTGACCATGGATCCAAATCCCACGCCCCAAGCAAGCTGTGAGTCCTGTACCCCCATGCCTGCTCACAAATCCCACACCCTGACTATACCTGCGTGCAAATCCTGTacctggggctgtgcaggtccCATGGGCCATCCCACATCACCCCCCCAAGACTTCAGGGAGCTCCTTGAAATACTTCAAAAGTTGCCCTTGAAATGTTCCAGCCCAGAGGAGGATGAGGGGCCTCAGAAGAGCTGTTGGGCTTGGGCAGCCCTTGGCAGAGCCATGAGGGGAGAGCAGGGTTTGGAGGCTCTGGCAGAGCCTTGGGGGGACAGGCCATCCACCTCCATCCCTGAACCCTGCACTTATGGGGTCTTCAGCCCTGTGCCTGGATCTCTCTGGCCCCACTGGCAGTGGGCAGAGACCTACCTGCCAGGCAGGCATTGAGCATGGAGACGCAGATGCCAGTGAGCAGGGCCCGCAGCACCACGGAGGCAAGGTCACCCTTGCGCTGGGGCACCATGGAGGCTGTGGGGGCAAAACACACAGTGGGGTGAGTCAGACCCTTGCTCTGGCTTTAcactgggctggggacagaTGGGGACATGTCCTCAGTCCCAAGATGGCTCTGCCACATagtgccctgcccagcccaaTTCCTGCTGTCTAGAGGACGTGGTGATCCCAGCTAACACCCAGTGCATTATCTGCCCATCCTGGCAGAGCACTGTGCCCACCCTGCACCTGTGGGTGATCCACCAGAGCCCTG is a window of Aphelocoma coerulescens isolate FSJ_1873_10779 chromosome 10, UR_Acoe_1.0, whole genome shotgun sequence DNA encoding:
- the ALPK3 gene encoding alpha-protein kinase 3 isoform X5, which produces MAAHWYRGYPQPEVTWYKDDEEMDRYCGLPKYEIFRHGNRHTLQLYKCREEDAGIYQASARNNKGIVSCSGVLEVGTMTEFKIHQKWFDKIKRKAEEKLQEIEQGKKRGKENVEVEKLQGMSPERLQRKRRLARDQNLRSGDSSWEKEDAAKVHVADSQSRLHKDIAKETKEQPLNAVPGFPNKLVAPLKAEVTTNGDATLESGEENGNNFLTYIYETVEDLATKPGVKDSAAKKKKKVEAPSAATQEVSKREESGRDRANPSSNPRFAPPVPLRRNARLRAASDQEVETSPKLKEPGKTVKQDTKTNDDVYFSLKDMYFDKQVKPAAGKEDVGAKDEAGSEAALWPVEVSRQTEDAPLSSEVLEAKSVLSEGQRGQQQEQKLEGNKEVAARVGQFPGDLKHPVSSPTKETSQQASKVEEVRKEVPVCQETRGAVERTNPRFRPQVPPKPPAPSPDHVQSGKEHPPPRKQAERHSRALEGRETQQGLLNQENKSQGEEESLLTNLSPPEPGEKTPLEQIPCQTVKDGKSKEAGAELSGSHPGVRTAGSDGAEPYPGTVPREAGGTPLGHQNTEMAAPASVPLAKEELPPAPPVRPSVAREALLVAHGTPGMEATAGEVLSGAQLLPPASGETEITKTDGSAPREMFSAVMLEEENAKPVPVGPQGKEGGLLTAIAPCQEPAASSGTWEGVSEVQPQVPLVLPGSERSQEMSLEEKMQHKNLVSSLKNYLLLLLKMSDSSKDATKGDIDSGDKEQPNAGEGIIPEIGIAGLSPRTSRKVLEKVQNNQLFQTAENLPLTPRTSRRITGMINEEFVTSKEMLAGRPVPPKRRTWGAPEAEGPPPLSVPSIVVGSMPTAGVAPHLSDSPPVGSEESPADPLAVLPCATPEELALGARRKIYLPKPKQVGVEEEATPESLEHTRSPTVSPRQSRKNASLSHSPALAPSSPSEQCSPTLMRKMATLEVPKLYEEPAGDTSGDQEVPGDAKPEAQPAESQKTNNPFKAPQVVRKIRAEQFSDASGNLKLWCQFFNILSDSKLTWYKDEIPVAEAQRSAGDEGQAALAVVQASQKDCGVYRCVISNEYGTDSTDFLLSPEVLSGFILREEIEVGEEIEMTPMVFAKGLADAGYWGDKLFGRVVSEDVEVGAGFLRKACRARAIYGLEPVFESGHTCVIKVHNFIVFGTKNENSLIEKNYDITIQECKVQNSSREYCKIFAAEARAIPDFGAVPEIIPLYLIYRPANNIPYATMEEDLGRPCEQYCVTERDGSLVARGSSEIVLKCCTFQHWVYQWTNGNILVTDMEGVGWKLTNVRIATNLKGYQGLKESCFPSLLEQFPAAHRCNHYCSILGLKMLEPAKPKGSKSPCLGRKSAQSSPQLQKKVLTSPQGTRKAAVSPKSSRRAAETGEAPTASKPRSGESNRAGCPQ